A portion of the Nitratidesulfovibrio termitidis HI1 genome contains these proteins:
- a CDS encoding FAD-binding protein → MSLEADVLVAGAGFAGLRAAIAAAVSGRGLRVIVLAPHEGPGGSSFAGHAGSLGVLAPADDEERDALLERALAIAHPGTADPALVRLLLEQGEARLRELEQWGVPLATGQGGARLRRSACFFPEMAVAAVLPDCTAAHAAMLRVAVAAGVEVLPGFTLAALGVEGGPPGSALCLDPVGNVLPVRARSVVLAVGGPASLFACDASGAGQAGTGQTGTGLGFARDCGARIGNASFLQFLWYEGGQPFPFLSERAHELEAAGLDGVPVALPRELRPHVASRATHAPWGWGLPDAALDAWLLARMTPAGVVPVRYHGEREPRLLSLMAQAGNGGALIDADGRTSVAGLFACGECATGMHGANRIGGAMVLATQVFGHRAGIAAALHAHSALLPPPPTAPEAAEHQSARHPLRLREAMQRHCLPGIPGEALQAARPGATGAAGAERQRQELELFVERLKALLLLPAVDLLDRARVLSCLTVAEHRLRRLRAEREAMAQPPLA, encoded by the coding sequence ATGTCGCTGGAAGCGGACGTACTCGTTGCCGGGGCCGGTTTTGCCGGTCTGCGAGCGGCCATAGCCGCTGCCGTTTCGGGGCGCGGCCTGCGCGTCATCGTGCTGGCCCCGCACGAAGGGCCGGGCGGCTCGTCCTTTGCGGGCCATGCGGGTTCGCTGGGCGTGCTGGCCCCTGCCGACGACGAGGAGCGCGACGCACTGCTGGAACGCGCCCTGGCCATCGCCCACCCCGGTACGGCGGACCCGGCGCTGGTGCGCCTGTTGCTGGAGCAGGGCGAGGCCCGCCTGCGCGAACTGGAGCAATGGGGCGTGCCGCTGGCCACGGGCCAAGGTGGCGCGCGGTTGCGGCGCAGCGCCTGCTTTTTCCCCGAAATGGCCGTGGCCGCCGTACTCCCCGACTGCACGGCGGCCCATGCCGCCATGCTGCGCGTGGCCGTGGCCGCCGGGGTAGAGGTGTTGCCGGGCTTCACCCTTGCGGCCCTTGGCGTCGAGGGTGGCCCACCCGGCAGCGCGCTGTGCCTGGACCCGGTGGGCAACGTGCTGCCGGTGCGCGCCCGGTCCGTGGTGCTGGCCGTGGGCGGTCCTGCCTCCCTGTTCGCCTGCGATGCCTCCGGCGCCGGGCAGGCCGGCACCGGCCAGACGGGAACGGGGCTGGGCTTTGCCCGCGATTGCGGCGCCCGCATCGGCAATGCCTCGTTCCTCCAGTTCCTGTGGTACGAGGGCGGGCAGCCCTTTCCCTTTCTGTCCGAACGGGCGCACGAACTGGAAGCGGCCGGACTGGACGGCGTGCCCGTTGCCCTGCCGCGTGAGCTGCGCCCCCATGTGGCCAGCCGGGCCACCCATGCCCCGTGGGGGTGGGGCCTGCCTGACGCCGCGCTGGACGCCTGGCTGCTGGCCCGCATGACCCCGGCGGGTGTGGTGCCGGTGCGCTACCACGGCGAGCGCGAGCCGCGCCTGCTGTCGCTCATGGCGCAGGCGGGCAACGGCGGGGCGCTCATCGACGCGGACGGACGCACTTCGGTTGCGGGGCTGTTCGCCTGCGGTGAATGTGCCACCGGCATGCACGGGGCCAACCGCATCGGCGGGGCCATGGTGCTGGCCACCCAGGTCTTCGGGCACAGGGCGGGCATTGCGGCGGCCCTGCACGCCCATTCCGCGCTGTTGCCCCCGCCGCCCACCGCGCCGGAAGCAGCGGAGCACCAGTCCGCGCGCCACCCGTTGCGCCTGCGCGAAGCCATGCAGCGCCATTGCCTGCCGGGCATCCCCGGCGAGGCGTTGCAAGCGGCGCGCCCCGGCGCCACGGGGGCTGCCGGGGCCGAACGGCAGCGGCAGGAACTGGAGCTGTTCGTGGAGCGGCTGAAGGCGCTGTTGCTGCTGCCTGCCGTGGATTTGCTGGACCGTGCCCGCGTGTTGTCCTGCCTGACCGTGGCCGAACACCGGCTGCGCCGCCTGCGTGCCGAGCGCGAGGCCATGGCGCAGCCCCCTCTGGCCTGA
- the pal gene encoding peptidoglycan-associated lipoprotein Pal: MNTAKRFGLVLTLALVLATGFGCAKKQVAATPESAGAPMAAEDDSARRAQLEALARAQQIITDAKVYFDFDKFDLKAESKEVLKQKADVLKKFPSIRVLVEGHCDERGTQEYNLALGERRARAAYEYLVMSGVNAGQLEMISYGEERPAVEGHTEAAWSKNRRGEFKIIK; encoded by the coding sequence ATGAACACCGCAAAGCGCTTTGGGCTTGTCCTGACTCTGGCCCTTGTCCTCGCCACCGGCTTTGGCTGCGCCAAGAAGCAGGTCGCCGCCACCCCCGAATCCGCCGGCGCCCCCATGGCCGCCGAAGACGATTCGGCCCGTCGTGCTCAGCTGGAAGCCCTTGCCCGGGCCCAGCAGATCATCACCGACGCCAAGGTCTACTTCGACTTCGACAAGTTCGACCTGAAGGCCGAATCCAAGGAAGTCCTGAAGCAGAAGGCCGACGTGCTGAAGAAGTTCCCCTCCATCCGCGTGCTGGTGGAAGGCCACTGCGACGAACGTGGTACCCAGGAATACAACCTGGCCCTCGGCGAACGTCGCGCCCGCGCCGCCTACGAGTACCTGGTGATGTCCGGCGTGAACGCCGGTCAGCTGGAAATGATCAGCTACGGCGAAGAACGTCCCGCCGTGGAAGGTCACACCGAAGCTGCTTGGTCCAAGAACCGCCGCGGCGAGTTCAAGATCATCAAGTAG